The Streptomyces sp. NBC_01197 genome window below encodes:
- a CDS encoding serine/threonine-protein kinase has protein sequence MSVPEEIGRYRVLRRLGTGAFAVVWLAHDERLHAEVAVKVMADNWSYRLDIRERFVAEARLLRRANSGGVVQVFDIGDLPDGRPYFVMEYADHGTLDDLLTAGELDVDEALRLTAEAARGAAALHDADIVHRDIKPSNILLKGRPGGHERVLIADLGLAKNLAQASGLTVIAGSSGYMAPEQAQPYDGIDPRADVYSLGAVLHHLLTGTVPGPPGKVLPADELRPGLPAPVVAAVQRAMDPDRERRWESARAFTAELERLRELPTSGEAAPAPGGSPVPEVSGGSPVPSVPDASPIPSSSGAPSVPAGSPVPSASGAPSVPAGSPVPSASGAPSATSDSPPVSSGPGFGPPGPVFGSPVPPNPDASAAPSFSPETVAFSEPFGAPEFVASPGAPAFAAPEHPGPPGAPASPVPAAPGPDAPPATRTRRTRTLRTVLTVLAAVAVAAGAGTALTLWEQRPPSTEQVSDATGKLSLEVPHAWAVQLADSGWSPGVLGLGRTHRPGLTVADSVAGWSDLRTDDDGVFAGTAGPGTDSSAALTAKVKKSTHPGCKAVGTTTYSDSRWHGTIRTWDSCGTEGRSLKEIALVPVAGGKPPVYVQIRCAESFGADATDRILRSVRVAA, from the coding sequence ATGTCCGTACCAGAAGAGATTGGCCGGTACCGCGTACTGCGGCGCCTCGGCACGGGGGCCTTCGCCGTGGTGTGGCTGGCCCACGACGAACGGCTGCACGCCGAGGTCGCGGTGAAGGTGATGGCCGACAACTGGTCGTACCGCCTGGACATCAGGGAACGCTTCGTGGCGGAGGCGCGACTGCTGCGCAGAGCCAACTCGGGTGGCGTGGTCCAGGTATTCGACATTGGTGATCTCCCTGACGGACGGCCCTACTTCGTCATGGAGTACGCCGACCACGGCACCCTGGACGACCTGTTGACCGCGGGCGAGCTCGATGTGGACGAGGCGCTGCGACTGACCGCCGAGGCGGCGCGCGGCGCGGCCGCGCTGCACGACGCGGACATCGTGCACCGGGACATCAAGCCGTCGAACATCCTGCTCAAGGGCCGGCCGGGCGGTCACGAGCGGGTCCTCATCGCCGACCTGGGCCTGGCGAAGAACCTGGCGCAGGCATCCGGCCTCACCGTGATCGCGGGCAGCAGCGGCTATATGGCGCCCGAGCAGGCGCAGCCGTACGACGGCATCGACCCGCGCGCCGACGTCTACAGCCTCGGCGCCGTCCTCCACCACCTGCTCACCGGCACGGTCCCCGGCCCGCCCGGCAAGGTGCTCCCGGCCGACGAGCTGCGGCCCGGTCTGCCGGCGCCGGTGGTGGCAGCGGTGCAGCGGGCCATGGACCCGGACCGGGAGCGGCGCTGGGAGAGCGCGCGGGCGTTCACGGCGGAACTGGAGCGGCTGCGGGAGCTGCCCACATCCGGGGAGGCGGCACCCGCCCCGGGCGGCTCGCCGGTACCGGAAGTCTCCGGAGGCTCGCCGGTACCTTCAGTCCCTGACGCTTCGCCCATACCGTCTTCCTCCGGTGCGCCTTCGGTCCCTGCCGGTTCGCCCGTACCGTCTGCTTCCGGTGCGCCTTCGGTCCCTGCCGGTTCGCCCGTACCGTCTGCTTCCGGTGCGCCTTCGGCCACCAGTGATTCGCCGCCCGTATCTTCTGGCCCGGGGTTCGGTCCGCCCGGTCCGGTGTTCGGCTCGCCCGTACCCCCGAATCCGGACGCCTCCGCCGCACCCTCGTTCTCCCCGGAGACCGTCGCGTTCTCCGAGCCCTTCGGCGCCCCCGAGTTCGTCGCCTCCCCGGGGGCGCCGGCGTTCGCGGCGCCCGAGCATCCCGGGCCGCCCGGTGCCCCCGCGTCCCCGGTGCCCGCCGCACCCGGCCCCGATGCCCCGCCGGCTACCCGTACGCGACGTACCCGGACCCTGCGGACCGTACTGACCGTACTGGCGGCCGTGGCCGTCGCCGCCGGGGCGGGAACGGCGCTGACTCTGTGGGAGCAGAGGCCGCCCAGTACGGAGCAGGTCAGCGACGCCACCGGGAAACTAAGCCTGGAAGTCCCGCACGCCTGGGCCGTGCAACTGGCCGACTCCGGCTGGTCACCCGGTGTACTCGGCCTCGGCCGTACGCACCGGCCCGGCCTGACAGTGGCGGACTCCGTCGCGGGGTGGTCCGATCTGCGGACGGACGACGACGGTGTGTTCGCCGGTACGGCCGGTCCCGGCACCGACAGTTCGGCGGCCCTGACCGCGAAGGTGAAGAAGAGCACGCACCCGGGCTGCAAGGCCGTCGGCACGACCACGTACTCGGACAGCCGTTGGCACGGCACCATTCGCACCTGGGATTCCTGCGGAACCGAGGGCAGAAGCCTCAAGGAGATCGCCCTGGTTCCGGTCGCCGGGGGCAAGCCGCCGGTGTACGTGCAGATCAGGTGCGCCGAGAGTTTCGGCGCCGACGCCACCGACCGCATTCTGCGGAGCGTGCGGGTTGCTGCGTGA
- a CDS encoding RNA polymerase sigma factor gives MTLPADGTEALAVRASGGDQAALDALLRDISPDVLRRCARFLLYREDAEEAAQDVLVQVARNIHRFEGRSKFSTWLYTVVANCSRQKYRELKRRSAETPLTTAETTHPDPRTTSVIAGSRVDLLEALERLEREAPQLVTPLVYRDICELDYAEIADRMNLPVGTVKSRLHRARQQVRPWLIGGDTGEGPGGAEA, from the coding sequence GTGACCCTGCCCGCCGATGGAACAGAAGCCCTGGCCGTCCGAGCATCCGGCGGCGATCAGGCAGCCCTGGACGCCCTGCTGCGGGACATCAGTCCCGATGTGCTGCGCCGCTGCGCCCGGTTCCTCCTGTACCGCGAGGATGCCGAGGAGGCGGCCCAGGACGTGCTCGTCCAAGTTGCGCGCAACATCCACCGCTTCGAGGGCCGCAGCAAGTTCAGCACCTGGCTGTACACGGTGGTCGCCAACTGCTCGCGGCAGAAGTACCGCGAGCTCAAGCGGCGCTCGGCGGAGACCCCGCTGACCACGGCGGAGACGACCCACCCCGACCCGCGTACCACCAGCGTGATCGCGGGCTCGCGCGTCGATCTGCTCGAAGCCCTGGAGCGGCTGGAGCGCGAGGCTCCGCAACTGGTGACGCCGCTCGTCTACCGCGACATCTGCGAACTCGACTACGCGGAGATCGCCGACCGGATGAACCTGCCCGTCGGCACTGTGAAGTCCCGGCTGCACCGCGCCCGCCAGCAGGTCAGGCCCTGGCTGATCGGCGGGGACACCGGCGAAGGACCGGGCGGCGCCGAAGCCTGA
- a CDS encoding RrF2 family transcriptional regulator, translating to MKLSQGVEWGLHCATLLAQVPPGGLMRRGVLAAHFGLPEAYLSKHLQAMTRAGVLSANSGPKGGYRLARAPESVSVLDVVEAIEGTAPPFVCQEIRQRGTGASSAEECRSTCLVNTVMNEADEAWRASLRSVTIAELVARLPDSVRTRNQETLTQLVH from the coding sequence ATGAAGCTTTCACAGGGTGTGGAGTGGGGTCTGCACTGCGCCACGTTGCTCGCCCAGGTGCCGCCCGGCGGGCTGATGCGCCGCGGGGTGCTGGCCGCCCACTTCGGCCTGCCCGAGGCGTATCTGTCCAAGCACCTCCAGGCGATGACCAGAGCCGGGGTACTGAGCGCCAACTCCGGCCCGAAAGGCGGCTACCGGCTGGCCCGCGCCCCCGAGTCGGTCTCCGTCCTGGATGTGGTGGAGGCCATCGAGGGCACCGCGCCGCCTTTCGTCTGCCAGGAGATCCGGCAGCGCGGCACCGGCGCCTCCTCCGCCGAGGAGTGCCGGAGCACGTGCCTGGTCAACACCGTGATGAACGAGGCGGACGAGGCGTGGCGCGCCTCGCTGCGCTCGGTCACCATCGCCGAACTCGTCGCGCGGCTGCCCGACTCGGTGCGCACGCGCAATCAGGAGACCCTTACCCAGCTGGTTCACTGA
- a CDS encoding DUF4232 domain-containing protein — protein sequence MPNPGQRGREDHLTGAGERTGFADRRGLLAGAATAAVAGALLLSGCGNADSGPQKVASVGGPVTSGASVPPADSSKGPTSQASGPGSGSEPPAAPSGSKSSDTSSANPPRSSSGGGGNTPAPNHSTRCHTSELGLSIGDDHPGAGQENFALVLTNKSGHTCTVSGFPGLAFVDGGGHQVSVDPERTGSSGGAVKVAPGASAWAPLSFTNPEVSGSGKVTPPTVRVTPPDEKVALIVPWNGGPVPADGSSGPQVGAFSAGSGS from the coding sequence ATGCCGAATCCAGGACAGCGGGGCAGAGAAGACCACCTGACCGGGGCCGGCGAGAGGACCGGATTCGCCGACCGCCGGGGCCTGCTAGCCGGGGCCGCGACCGCGGCCGTCGCGGGCGCGCTGCTGCTCAGCGGGTGCGGCAACGCCGACTCGGGTCCGCAGAAGGTGGCCAGCGTCGGCGGCCCGGTGACCAGCGGCGCGTCGGTCCCCCCGGCCGACAGCAGCAAGGGACCGACCTCGCAGGCGTCGGGACCCGGAAGCGGATCGGAACCGCCCGCCGCCCCGTCCGGGTCGAAGAGCTCAGACACCAGCAGTGCGAATCCGCCGAGGAGCAGCAGCGGCGGAGGCGGGAACACACCTGCACCGAACCACTCGACCCGCTGCCACACCTCCGAACTCGGTCTGTCGATCGGCGACGACCACCCCGGCGCGGGGCAGGAGAACTTCGCGCTGGTCCTCACCAATAAGTCCGGCCACACCTGCACCGTCAGCGGCTTCCCGGGCCTGGCCTTCGTGGACGGCGGAGGCCACCAGGTCTCGGTGGATCCCGAACGCACCGGCTCCTCCGGCGGTGCGGTGAAGGTGGCACCCGGAGCGAGCGCCTGGGCGCCGCTGTCGTTCACCAACCCGGAGGTGTCGGGGTCGGGCAAGGTGACACCGCCGACCGTACGGGTCACGCCGCCCGACGAGAAGGTCGCGCTGATCGTGCCGTGGAACGGCGGCCCGGTGCCGGCGGACGGAAGCTCGGGGCCGCAGGTCGGGGCGTTCTCGGCAGGCTCGGGCAGCTGA
- a CDS encoding acyl-CoA synthetase, with product MNLGRYLRRTTSHQPGAEAVVCGAARLTYADLDEQSDRLATALHGLGLRKGDCVATLAANRAELVVTEMALYKAALVRAPVNARLGEREVAHLLRESGARVLLADAAHLDAARHAVPGSAVRTVIGYDGRSDLGPGYAGLLADTTPEPVDTDCDDGDPAVLHFTSGSTGKLKAAIQTYGNRAAVMRKTVMGPDTRVGPGDRQILAGPVTHASGMPLLGIFFAGGCAVVLPGWDAEVFLATVQRESATHAFVVPTMVNTVLALPDARSYDVSTLRQLIYGAAPMSPQRIREAWELFGPVLSQGYGCGETTSGVLFLSTEDHRRAIEGEDEELLLSCGRPRAEAEVAVVDEHGVPVPDGEIGEIAVRGPDVVPGYFNEPDLTAASFRDGWFLTGDLARRRADGYVFIVDRKKDMIISGGFNIYAVEVESVLHQHPEVYAAAVVGVPDDRWGEAVKAVVVRREGSTLTEAGLTEFCAEHLAGMKKPRSVDFVAALPHNPNGKVDRRAIREPYWAGAARRVH from the coding sequence ATGAACCTCGGACGGTATCTACGCAGGACGACCAGCCATCAGCCCGGCGCCGAAGCGGTGGTCTGCGGGGCGGCCCGGCTCACGTACGCGGACCTCGACGAGCAGAGCGACCGGCTGGCCACCGCCCTGCACGGCCTGGGCCTCCGCAAGGGCGACTGTGTGGCGACCCTGGCGGCCAACCGCGCGGAACTCGTCGTCACGGAGATGGCCCTCTACAAGGCGGCGCTGGTGCGCGCCCCGGTCAACGCCCGGCTCGGCGAGCGGGAAGTGGCCCATCTGCTGCGCGAGTCGGGGGCGCGCGTCCTCCTCGCCGACGCCGCCCACCTGGACGCGGCGCGGCACGCGGTGCCCGGCAGCGCGGTGCGGACGGTGATCGGCTACGACGGGCGGAGCGACCTCGGCCCCGGCTACGCCGGCCTCCTCGCCGACACCACCCCCGAGCCTGTCGACACCGACTGCGACGACGGCGACCCCGCCGTCCTTCACTTCACCTCCGGCTCGACGGGCAAGCTCAAGGCCGCGATCCAGACGTACGGCAACCGCGCCGCGGTGATGCGCAAGACGGTGATGGGCCCGGACACCCGTGTCGGCCCCGGTGACCGGCAGATCCTGGCCGGGCCCGTGACCCACGCCTCGGGTATGCCGCTGCTCGGCATCTTCTTCGCGGGCGGGTGCGCGGTGGTGCTGCCGGGCTGGGACGCCGAGGTCTTCCTCGCCACCGTCCAACGGGAGAGCGCGACACACGCGTTCGTCGTCCCGACCATGGTCAACACCGTGCTCGCGCTGCCGGACGCCCGCTCCTACGACGTCTCCACGCTGCGCCAGCTGATCTACGGGGCCGCGCCGATGTCGCCCCAGCGCATCCGCGAGGCCTGGGAGTTGTTCGGCCCGGTGCTCTCCCAGGGGTACGGCTGCGGGGAGACCACATCGGGTGTGCTGTTCCTGTCGACGGAGGACCACCGGCGCGCCATCGAGGGCGAGGACGAGGAACTGCTCCTCTCCTGCGGCCGGCCGCGGGCCGAGGCCGAGGTCGCGGTCGTGGACGAGCACGGGGTTCCGGTGCCGGACGGCGAGATCGGGGAGATAGCCGTACGGGGCCCCGACGTCGTACCCGGGTACTTCAACGAACCGGACCTCACCGCCGCCTCCTTCCGCGACGGCTGGTTCCTCACCGGCGACCTGGCGCGCCGCCGCGCGGACGGCTACGTCTTCATCGTCGACCGCAAGAAGGACATGATCATCTCCGGCGGTTTCAACATCTACGCCGTCGAGGTCGAGTCCGTCCTGCACCAGCATCCGGAGGTGTACGCGGCCGCCGTCGTCGGCGTCCCGGACGACCGGTGGGGCGAGGCGGTCAAGGCCGTCGTCGTGCGGCGCGAAGGCAGCACGCTGACCGAGGCCGGGCTCACCGAGTTCTGCGCCGAACACCTGGCCGGCATGAAGAAGCCCCGCTCGGTCGACTTCGTCGCCGCGCTGCCCCACAACCCCAACGGCAAGGTCGACCGCCGTGCGATCCGCGAGCCCTACTGGGCGGGCGCCGCGCGCCGCGTCCACTGA
- a CDS encoding MFS transporter gives MAPRPRSRPRPRPQPRPAAEEDTDGRTAPPPAPSYDRRRAWLVTALIVAFMVVNFADKSVLGLAAVPVMDELHISNSTYGLVSSSFFLLFSLSGLVVGFFSSRLASRLLLFAMGLLWAVAQLPVLVVATVPTLVAGRLLLGAAEGPAASMSMHALYKWFPPERRGLPSALQIGGAALGTLVAAPVVTWLISAFGWRSAFAALGVTSAVWSLVWWRGGHDGPYDDVRRPPHGPAAPRASDRLPYRRLLLSGTVLGSISSAFGASWALSLSQAWLPAYLRTQLGMTPGKAATTISVVAAFSLVLLLTVSPLVDLLKSRGVSSRWSCGGLQGAAVCVAAVAMAGFPLIDAQGPRVLLIGVAFACASVAVPLHYMTTAEAVPTSQRGAVFGIVAATGTLPGLVVPAVTGHLIDAAATQQAGYRTAFLLTAGVMFVAGAVAIAVIRPEHDARRLGPAVAMTEPLADGPA, from the coding sequence TTGGCACCCCGACCCAGATCACGGCCCCGGCCCCGCCCTCAACCCCGGCCCGCTGCCGAGGAAGACACCGACGGCCGCACAGCGCCACCTCCCGCACCCTCCTACGACCGCCGCCGCGCCTGGCTGGTCACGGCCCTGATCGTGGCCTTCATGGTCGTCAACTTCGCCGACAAGTCGGTCCTGGGCCTGGCCGCCGTCCCGGTGATGGACGAACTGCACATCAGCAACAGCACCTACGGGCTGGTCTCCAGCTCCTTCTTCCTGCTGTTCAGCCTCTCCGGCCTGGTCGTCGGGTTCTTCTCCTCGCGCCTGGCCAGCCGGCTGCTGCTGTTCGCCATGGGGCTGCTGTGGGCGGTGGCCCAGCTCCCGGTCCTCGTCGTGGCCACGGTCCCCACCCTCGTCGCCGGCCGCCTGCTGCTCGGCGCAGCCGAAGGGCCCGCCGCCTCGATGTCCATGCACGCCCTGTACAAGTGGTTCCCGCCCGAGCGGCGCGGGCTGCCCTCGGCGCTGCAGATCGGCGGGGCGGCCCTGGGTACCCTGGTCGCCGCACCGGTGGTCACCTGGCTCATCAGTGCCTTCGGCTGGCGTTCGGCCTTCGCCGCCCTCGGCGTGACCAGCGCGGTCTGGAGCCTGGTGTGGTGGAGGGGCGGACATGACGGTCCGTACGACGACGTTCGCCGGCCGCCTCACGGTCCCGCCGCGCCACGGGCCTCCGACCGGCTGCCCTACCGCAGACTGCTGCTCAGCGGCACGGTGCTGGGGAGCATATCCAGCGCCTTCGGAGCCTCCTGGGCGCTGTCCCTGAGCCAGGCGTGGCTGCCCGCCTACCTCCGGACACAGCTCGGCATGACGCCGGGGAAAGCCGCGACCACCATCAGCGTCGTCGCCGCCTTCAGTCTCGTCCTCCTGCTGACGGTCTCCCCGCTCGTGGACTTGCTCAAATCCCGTGGTGTTTCCAGCCGTTGGTCGTGCGGTGGGCTGCAGGGCGCCGCCGTGTGCGTCGCGGCGGTGGCCATGGCGGGCTTCCCCCTGATCGACGCCCAGGGCCCCCGCGTCCTGCTCATCGGCGTGGCCTTCGCCTGTGCCTCCGTAGCTGTTCCCCTGCACTACATGACCACGGCCGAGGCCGTCCCCACCTCCCAGCGAGGCGCGGTGTTCGGCATCGTCGCCGCCACCGGCACCCTTCCCGGCCTCGTCGTTCCCGCCGTCACCGGCCACCTCATCGACGCGGCGGCGACCCAACAGGCGGGCTATCGCACCGCGTTTCTCCTCACCGCGGGCGTCATGTTCGTCGCCGGAGCGGTGGCCATCGCCGTGATCCGGCCCGAACACGACGCGCGGCGCCTGGGGCCGGCCGTCGCGATGACGGAGCCTCTCGCGGACGGGCCGGCCTGA
- a CDS encoding TetR/AcrR family transcriptional regulator, whose product MKPAAPKPAEDRRVRRTRHALRSALVGLVLDHGFHSITVEELTERADVARATFYAHYRDKEDLLVDVVRELAADRERLLPAIEQAQAQGFTGLPVLYIFQHAEQEKPVYQVILRGEGDGRALREFTEITCNRVERLFRERAGELGVTPRIPFDVIARAWTGELIGMLTWWVENDTGYSAAEITGHLRDLSVYGRVWASGLAPSDAPGAVDSTP is encoded by the coding sequence ATGAAGCCCGCAGCCCCGAAACCCGCCGAGGACCGCCGCGTCCGCCGCACCCGCCACGCACTGCGCTCGGCTCTCGTCGGTCTCGTCCTGGACCACGGATTCCACTCGATCACCGTGGAGGAGCTCACCGAGCGCGCCGACGTCGCCCGCGCCACCTTCTACGCCCACTACCGCGACAAGGAGGACCTGCTCGTCGACGTCGTACGGGAACTCGCCGCGGACCGGGAACGGCTACTGCCCGCCATCGAACAGGCCCAGGCCCAGGGCTTCACCGGCCTGCCGGTTCTGTACATCTTCCAGCACGCGGAACAGGAGAAGCCCGTCTACCAGGTCATCCTCCGGGGCGAGGGGGACGGCCGGGCGCTGCGGGAGTTCACCGAGATCACCTGCAACCGCGTCGAGCGCCTCTTCCGCGAACGCGCCGGAGAGCTCGGCGTCACCCCGCGCATCCCCTTCGACGTCATCGCGCGGGCATGGACGGGCGAGCTCATCGGGATGCTGACCTGGTGGGTGGAGAACGACACGGGATACAGCGCCGCCGAGATCACCGGGCATCTGCGGGACCTGTCCGTGTACGGGCGGGTGTGGGCCTCGGGACTGGCCCCGTCGGACGCACCGGGAGCCGTCGACAGCACACCCTGA
- a CDS encoding Lrp/AsnC family transcriptional regulator, which yields MRETVTTSELDLALVNALQLRPRASWSELAPLLGVTAGTLARRWERLTGEGLAWVYAAPGREFSRNRCSAFVLLRCLPKDRSRLMAELSALPEAVTIELTGHGTADLLIDVLAPDLTALNRFLSEKLDPMPGITSVTCLFTTELYVEGSRWRLRSLAPAQLTALGSPAAVGEHARTLALDAVDRALLDELVRDGRLGLAELAGRTDTSPATVRRRVRRLTDSSVLTFRCDIASAPAGHPVPVSLLGQVPACDIGTVHRTLVALPECRLVAAVTGPANIFATLWVHDLGDIQRRETALCARLPTLTVTDRIVGLHTVKRMGHLLDAEGRRVGVQPIAPW from the coding sequence ATGCGAGAAACGGTCACCACGAGCGAACTCGACCTCGCCCTGGTGAACGCCCTCCAGCTGCGGCCCAGAGCCTCCTGGTCGGAACTGGCGCCGCTGCTCGGTGTGACCGCGGGCACGCTGGCCCGGCGCTGGGAGCGGCTCACCGGGGAGGGGCTCGCCTGGGTGTACGCGGCGCCGGGCCGCGAGTTCTCCCGTAACCGCTGCTCGGCCTTCGTCCTGCTGCGCTGCCTTCCCAAGGACCGGTCCCGGCTGATGGCGGAGCTGAGCGCGCTCCCGGAGGCCGTGACGATCGAGCTGACCGGCCACGGCACCGCCGATCTGCTCATCGACGTGCTCGCCCCGGATCTGACGGCGCTCAACCGGTTCCTCAGCGAGAAGCTGGACCCGATGCCGGGCATCACATCGGTGACCTGCCTGTTCACCACGGAGCTCTACGTCGAGGGCAGCCGCTGGCGGCTGCGCTCCCTGGCCCCCGCCCAGCTGACGGCGCTCGGCAGCCCGGCGGCGGTGGGGGAGCACGCCCGTACGCTCGCACTCGACGCCGTCGACCGGGCCCTGCTCGACGAGCTGGTCCGCGACGGCCGGCTCGGCCTGGCCGAACTCGCCGGGCGCACGGACACCAGCCCGGCCACCGTCCGCCGCCGCGTGCGCCGCCTCACGGACTCGTCGGTCCTGACATTCCGCTGCGACATCGCATCCGCGCCGGCCGGGCACCCGGTCCCGGTCTCGCTGCTCGGCCAGGTGCCCGCGTGCGACATCGGCACCGTCCACCGCACCCTGGTCGCCCTGCCGGAATGCCGCCTGGTGGCGGCCGTGACCGGCCCCGCGAACATCTTCGCCACGCTCTGGGTGCACGACCTCGGTGACATCCAGCGCCGTGAGACCGCCCTGTGCGCCCGGCTGCCCACCCTCACGGTGACCGACCGCATCGTCGGCCTGCACACGGTCAAACGCATGGGCCATCTGCTCGACGCGGAGGGGCGCCGGGTGGGAGTGCAGCCGATCGCCCCCTGGTAG
- a CDS encoding serine hydrolase domain-containing protein: MTQPVEMSSLADLVWARGFTDPAWVRRHNAAGRETVPSRRVWRGRGRPLELPVAERDSGIGSLRLTTPDGREIPLPEVFAAAETDAFVVLHRGTVVHETYLHGYEAHVPHFNASAAKSYIGLLAAVLAHEGLLDRTARVTTYVPELAGTAFGEAEVGHLLHMGTQMSYAGRPYDKGLEAQRYAAILAPRLRPYGYTGPATIREHLATARTTGAPGSGFRYENGNVEALAEVLRRITGTTTSALLSELLWSRIGAEEDAFYILDSEGAEAACGGFSATARDVARLGEMIRCGGAAGDRQVVPESVAAAITTSVPEYTRRVRFPAAPATTPATLSYHDLWWIPNDPHGSFMASGIHGQRLFVSPGLDLVIVHFASQVMSPAVPQVPLIEAFLLVGAHLNGARPNS, from the coding sequence ATGACGCAGCCGGTGGAGATGTCCTCGTTGGCGGACCTCGTCTGGGCACGAGGTTTCACGGATCCGGCGTGGGTGCGCCGGCACAATGCCGCAGGCCGTGAGACGGTGCCCAGCCGCCGCGTCTGGCGTGGCCGGGGCCGGCCCCTTGAACTGCCCGTGGCAGAGCGGGACTCCGGCATCGGCAGTCTCCGGCTCACCACGCCGGACGGCCGCGAGATCCCACTCCCCGAGGTGTTCGCCGCGGCCGAGACGGATGCCTTCGTCGTCCTCCACCGGGGCACCGTCGTCCACGAGACCTACCTGCACGGCTACGAGGCCCACGTGCCGCACTTCAACGCCTCGGCGGCGAAGTCGTACATAGGCTTGCTTGCCGCGGTACTCGCACACGAGGGACTGCTCGACCGGACGGCCCGGGTCACCACGTACGTCCCCGAACTGGCGGGCACCGCCTTCGGCGAGGCCGAGGTCGGCCACCTGCTCCACATGGGCACGCAGATGAGCTACGCGGGCCGCCCCTACGACAAGGGGCTCGAAGCCCAGCGTTACGCCGCCATTCTCGCCCCGCGACTGCGCCCGTACGGCTACACGGGCCCGGCGACCATCCGCGAACACCTCGCCACCGCACGGACGACCGGCGCCCCCGGCAGCGGGTTCCGCTACGAGAACGGCAATGTGGAGGCGCTCGCCGAAGTCCTGCGCCGGATCACCGGAACGACCACCTCCGCGTTGCTGTCCGAACTCCTCTGGTCCCGCATCGGGGCGGAGGAGGACGCCTTCTACATCCTGGACTCCGAAGGCGCCGAGGCCGCCTGCGGCGGTTTCAGTGCGACGGCGCGGGACGTGGCCAGGCTAGGCGAGATGATCCGCTGCGGCGGCGCGGCCGGCGACCGGCAGGTGGTGCCGGAATCCGTCGCCGCCGCCATCACCACCTCGGTCCCGGAGTACACCCGGCGCGTCCGCTTCCCCGCCGCCCCCGCGACCACGCCCGCAACCCTCTCGTACCACGACCTGTGGTGGATCCCGAACGACCCGCACGGCTCCTTCATGGCCAGCGGCATCCACGGCCAGCGCCTGTTCGTCTCACCCGGACTCGACCTCGTCATCGTGCACTTCGCCTCACAGGTCATGTCACCCGCGGTGCCACAAGTCCCCCTGATCGAGGCGTTCCTGCTGGTGGGCGCCCACCTCAACGGCGCGCGCCCCAACAGCTGA
- a CDS encoding acyl-CoA dehydrogenase family protein encodes MPFTLEPSYDDNPRLRTLVADLRRYLHEELIPYERERGLTPETKLDRPTLEHVWKRSRELGFYGVSLPTELGGQGLSLVELCALKEELTASGAVLSHSVLGDMGGPLRAGSIVKYATEYQLERYLLPVIRGERACCFSITEQDAGSDVRRMTTTATPDGDSYVLTGRKVFSSAAPFADFAVVVARMAGTEEAYSAFLVDLDSPGCRVLAGEVPMSGQQMEGDLDFDGCRVPAANLLGEIGQGLRIGIGRITLNRLLHCPSLIGAARRAWDLSVEYSKSRIAFGQPLLALQAIQHKLADMATDIYAARSAVMATAARADQGANISVEANMCKLLTAESCFRVADQAVQIHGKTGLTRGHEVEQIFRTLRMFRVVTGTSEIHKNAIAKSLS; translated from the coding sequence ATGCCCTTCACCCTCGAACCCTCCTACGACGACAACCCGCGCCTTCGGACACTGGTCGCCGACCTGCGCCGCTACCTCCACGAGGAGCTCATCCCGTACGAGCGCGAGCGGGGCCTGACCCCGGAGACCAAACTGGACCGGCCGACTCTCGAACACGTCTGGAAACGCAGCCGCGAGCTCGGCTTCTACGGCGTCAGCCTGCCCACCGAGCTGGGCGGCCAGGGGCTGAGCCTGGTCGAACTCTGCGCGCTGAAGGAGGAGTTGACCGCGTCCGGCGCCGTGTTGTCCCACTCGGTCCTCGGCGACATGGGCGGACCGCTGCGCGCCGGCTCCATCGTCAAGTACGCGACCGAGTACCAGCTTGAGCGCTACCTGCTCCCCGTCATCCGGGGCGAACGTGCCTGCTGCTTCTCCATCACCGAGCAGGACGCGGGATCGGACGTACGGCGCATGACCACCACCGCCACACCCGACGGCGATTCCTACGTCCTCACCGGCCGGAAGGTATTCAGCTCGGCCGCCCCCTTCGCCGACTTCGCCGTCGTCGTCGCCCGCATGGCCGGTACGGAGGAGGCGTACAGCGCGTTCCTCGTCGACCTCGACAGCCCCGGCTGCCGGGTCCTGGCCGGCGAAGTCCCCATGTCAGGACAGCAGATGGAAGGAGACCTGGACTTCGACGGCTGCCGTGTTCCCGCCGCGAACCTCCTGGGCGAGATCGGTCAGGGACTGCGCATCGGCATCGGGCGCATCACCCTCAACCGCCTCCTGCACTGTCCATCCCTCATCGGTGCGGCGCGGCGCGCCTGGGACCTGTCCGTGGAGTACTCCAAGAGCCGCATCGCCTTCGGGCAGCCGCTGCTCGCCCTCCAGGCCATCCAGCACAAGCTCGCCGACATGGCCACCGACATCTACGCCGCCCGCTCCGCGGTCATGGCCACGGCAGCCCGCGCCGACCAGGGGGCGAACATCAGCGTCGAGGCCAACATGTGCAAGCTGCTCACCGCCGAGTCCTGTTTCCGCGTCGCCGACCAGGCCGTACAGATCCACGGCAAGACCGGACTCACTCGCGGCCACGAGGTCGAACAGATCTTCCGGACGCTGCGCATGTTCCGCGTCGTCACCGGCACCAGCGAGATCCACAAGAACGCGATCGCCAAGTCGCTGAGCTGA